The Claveliimonas bilis genome window below encodes:
- a CDS encoding SGNH/GDSL hydrolase family protein — MKKRILCYGDSNTWGYNGETATRFPEDIRWTGQLQTLLGEEWTIIEEGMCSRTTVFDDPIIEGTNGLKYLHPCLSSQSPIDYLIIMLGTNDCKQRFALTPKNIAEGLKLLVKKAMQPGFWRKEPRILLIAPAPICPECESSPTGRDTGICSERSQHLAYEYELVAQEFGCKFLDAAPYVTMNKTDYMHYDAESHGRLAKVLADFLKKEL, encoded by the coding sequence ATGAAAAAAAGAATACTTTGTTATGGAGACTCCAATACATGGGGTTATAACGGTGAGACAGCAACCCGTTTTCCGGAAGATATACGCTGGACAGGACAGCTGCAGACACTTCTTGGGGAAGAATGGACGATTATAGAAGAAGGAATGTGTTCCCGTACAACTGTGTTTGATGACCCGATCATAGAAGGAACAAATGGTCTGAAATATCTGCATCCCTGTCTTTCTTCTCAATCTCCCATTGATTATCTTATCATTATGTTAGGAACCAATGACTGTAAGCAGCGATTTGCCCTGACTCCCAAAAATATTGCTGAAGGACTGAAGCTTCTTGTCAAAAAGGCAATGCAGCCCGGTTTCTGGCGAAAGGAGCCTCGTATTCTTCTGATCGCGCCGGCTCCTATTTGTCCAGAATGCGAATCCTCGCCAACCGGAAGAGATACCGGAATCTGCAGCGAGCGTTCGCAGCATCTTGCTTATGAATACGAACTTGTGGCACAGGAATTTGGCTGTAAATTTTTAGACGCTGCTCCATATGTCACCATGAACAAGACAGATTATATGCATTACGACGCGGAAAGTCATGGACGTCTGGCGAAAGTTCTCGCTGATTTTTTAAAGAAAGAATTATAA
- a CDS encoding sugar ABC transporter substrate-binding protein, translating into MKKKILSATLTMTMVLALTACGSSASSEDNSGGGEGGKDGATIQVIPMSTASAYWLAVKQGAEDAAADLKEEYGEITIKYDGPPENGDATGQIDIMNNAVTAQADGIVLAATDPEALLQPVKDAIDAGVHVVTVDSGVEPNEAESFFYTDNITGCKELGEYMLDTYGDELESYAIIGDSYEFAAGKDRPEGFNQAMAKKDGMEYLGIQLAKSDIAEAENICSNYLTANPDLDMIFATNDAAAQGALNAFSKAGITDEVKLCVVDVSEDVLSAMEQGIIDAAALQNPYTMGYEGVTSIMKLLDGEEVEKQVDTGVFILTPDNMKSEEATAAIQQYLPDYEP; encoded by the coding sequence ATGAAGAAAAAAATTTTATCAGCGACGTTGACTATGACAATGGTATTAGCACTTACAGCATGCGGAAGTTCTGCTTCATCAGAAGATAACTCCGGTGGTGGGGAAGGTGGGAAAGATGGAGCGACCATTCAGGTTATTCCGATGTCTACGGCATCCGCTTACTGGTTGGCAGTGAAACAGGGAGCAGAGGACGCAGCAGCAGATTTAAAAGAGGAGTATGGAGAGATTACGATCAAATATGATGGTCCTCCGGAAAATGGAGATGCTACCGGACAGATTGACATTATGAACAATGCAGTAACAGCGCAGGCAGATGGGATTGTATTAGCAGCAACTGATCCGGAAGCATTGCTGCAGCCTGTAAAAGATGCCATAGATGCAGGGGTGCATGTGGTAACAGTAGACAGTGGTGTGGAACCCAATGAAGCAGAGTCCTTTTTCTATACAGATAATATTACAGGGTGTAAGGAACTGGGAGAATATATGTTGGATACATATGGAGATGAATTGGAATCTTATGCAATTATTGGGGATAGCTACGAATTTGCAGCAGGAAAAGACCGTCCGGAAGGTTTTAATCAGGCAATGGCAAAAAAAGACGGAATGGAATATTTGGGAATCCAGTTGGCAAAATCGGATATTGCAGAGGCAGAAAATATTTGCTCTAATTATCTGACTGCTAATCCGGATTTGGATATGATTTTTGCCACTAATGATGCAGCAGCTCAAGGAGCGCTGAATGCATTTAGTAAGGCAGGAATTACAGATGAAGTGAAACTGTGTGTAGTAGACGTTAGTGAAGACGTGCTTTCTGCAATGGAACAGGGAATCATTGACGCTGCAGCACTTCAGAATCCATATACTATGGGATATGAAGGCGTGACTTCTATCATGAAGCTCTTAGACGGAGAAGAAGTAGAAAAACAGGTAGATACAGGCGTGTTTATTCTGACACCAGATAATATGAAATCCGAAGAAGCGACTGCGGCAATTCAGCAGTATTTACCGGATTATGAGCCATAA
- a CDS encoding helix-turn-helix domain-containing protein: MIRLRVLEILREQNHTKYWLFKQMDLSYQNFNRMIMNKTSSIRFENIEKLSTILNCSIDDLFEKVDSTEYENDNKS; the protein is encoded by the coding sequence ATGATACGTTTACGGGTCCTCGAAATATTGAGAGAGCAAAATCACACAAAGTACTGGCTCTTTAAACAAATGGATTTAAGTTATCAAAATTTCAACAGGATGATCATGAATAAAACTTCTTCTATTCGTTTTGAAAATATTGAAAAATTAAGCACAATTTTAAACTGTTCTATCGATGATCTTTTTGAAAAAGTAGATTCCACTGAGTATGAGAATGACAATAAATCATAA
- a CDS encoding ANTAR domain-containing response regulator, whose protein sequence is MYTLDWFKGRQKVGNKELIDLKTAGEREKLKVFIAEDEVIILESFKLMVKRMGYLVAGYATGGKEALKQIREISPDLILMDINLPGMDGLTVLEKVNQDQIIPAIIVSGEFSDKLIDRANEIGVFGYLIKPIDEKQLEIAIKVALNRYAEFHHIMVQNGNLTSALKERKLVERAKGILMDQFGLKESDAMKSLQKKSRDSNKKISVVAEEIIEKASILGGR, encoded by the coding sequence ATGTATACATTAGATTGGTTTAAGGGGAGACAGAAAGTTGGAAATAAGGAGTTGATCGATTTGAAGACGGCGGGAGAAAGGGAAAAGTTAAAGGTATTTATTGCAGAGGATGAAGTGATTATCCTAGAGAGTTTCAAGCTCATGGTAAAGCGGATGGGCTATTTGGTAGCTGGATATGCCACAGGGGGAAAAGAGGCATTAAAACAGATTCGGGAAATTTCACCGGATCTTATTTTGATGGATATTAATCTACCAGGAATGGATGGGTTAACTGTTTTGGAGAAGGTGAATCAAGACCAAATTATTCCGGCGATCATTGTTTCAGGAGAATTTTCGGATAAACTTATAGACCGAGCAAATGAAATAGGAGTCTTTGGATACCTGATCAAACCAATAGATGAAAAACAATTGGAAATCGCTATTAAAGTTGCGTTGAACAGATATGCGGAATTTCATCATATCATGGTACAGAATGGAAATCTGACTAGTGCACTAAAAGAAAGAAAATTGGTTGAAAGAGCAAAGGGAATCCTTATGGATCAATTTGGACTGAAGGAGTCAGACGCTATGAAAAGCTTACAGAAGAAGAGCAGGGATTCCAATAAAAAGATTTCGGTTGTTGCTGAGGAAATTATAGAAAAAGCGAGTATATTAGGCGGAAGATAA
- a CDS encoding sugar ABC transporter ATP-binding protein, which yields MLEFKNITKTFFSNKALDNVSFQAYPGEILALLGQNGAGKSTLMKILSGVYKKDEGEILIDGKKVSLGSAEESKKNGIGIVYQELSVVPHLTVAENIALGNEPVKNSMIDKKRQNEIAAEMLKRLGVEDIAPNRKVMSMSVSQQQICEIAKCISRHPKIVILDEPTTSLTVKEKEKLFEIMKKMREDGLTILFITHYLEDAINLADRCVVMRDGKVAFYDRMDGLTENQLVGYMIGEKMSEFYPVYENYVTDKVALEVKGLSGGIVKSVDLTLHYGEVLGLSGLIGAGRTELAHLIIGETKPEGGKIFIEEKEVRIRNENDAIKLGIGYINEDRRNGGLNLTMSIAFNISIPSLVVGTEETVKKPFVNDKGIADLADRIIGRLAVKCNSPKQKIMNLSGGNQQKISIGKWIASGARILIFDEPTKGIDVLAKAKVYEVIRELAKQGYAILVISSYNPELQGVCDKITVMSKGRITGSYGRTATEEELMLAQQS from the coding sequence ATGCTGGAGTTTAAAAATATAACAAAAACCTTTTTTTCTAACAAGGCGCTGGATAACGTAAGCTTTCAAGCATATCCAGGAGAAATACTGGCTCTATTGGGACAAAACGGGGCTGGGAAAAGTACGTTAATGAAGATTCTGTCTGGTGTTTATAAAAAGGACGAAGGTGAGATTTTGATTGACGGAAAGAAAGTAAGCCTTGGAAGTGCTGAGGAAAGCAAGAAAAATGGCATAGGCATTGTCTATCAAGAACTCAGTGTAGTTCCCCACCTGACAGTTGCGGAGAATATAGCGCTTGGAAATGAACCTGTAAAAAATAGCATGATTGATAAGAAACGGCAGAATGAAATTGCAGCGGAAATGTTAAAAAGGTTGGGAGTAGAGGATATCGCTCCCAACCGAAAGGTCATGAGTATGAGCGTGTCACAGCAGCAAATCTGTGAAATTGCAAAATGTATTTCGCGGCATCCTAAAATTGTCATCTTGGATGAACCGACTACTTCCTTGACGGTAAAAGAAAAAGAAAAGCTGTTTGAGATCATGAAAAAAATGAGAGAGGATGGACTGACGATTCTTTTTATTACTCACTATCTGGAAGATGCCATTAACCTGGCAGACAGGTGTGTTGTTATGAGGGATGGAAAAGTTGCCTTTTATGACAGAATGGACGGACTTACAGAAAATCAGCTGGTAGGTTATATGATAGGAGAGAAAATGTCGGAGTTTTATCCCGTCTATGAAAATTATGTGACAGATAAAGTAGCCTTAGAAGTAAAAGGACTAAGCGGAGGGATTGTAAAGTCGGTAGATCTGACCCTGCATTACGGAGAGGTTCTAGGATTGTCCGGATTGATAGGAGCTGGAAGAACAGAATTGGCACATTTGATTATTGGAGAGACAAAGCCGGAAGGCGGAAAGATTTTTATTGAAGAAAAGGAAGTGAGAATCCGAAATGAAAATGATGCCATAAAACTGGGAATTGGATATATTAACGAAGATCGAAGAAATGGCGGCTTAAATCTGACTATGTCTATTGCGTTTAATATTTCCATTCCAAGTCTTGTAGTAGGAACAGAAGAAACAGTAAAAAAGCCTTTTGTCAATGATAAAGGAATTGCAGATTTGGCGGATCGGATTATAGGACGGCTGGCAGTAAAGTGTAATTCCCCAAAACAGAAGATTATGAACTTAAGCGGGGGGAATCAGCAAAAGATATCAATTGGAAAATGGATTGCTTCCGGAGCAAGGATATTAATTTTTGACGAACCGACAAAAGGGATCGATGTTCTGGCAAAAGCGAAGGTTTATGAAGTGATTCGCGAACTGGCAAAGCAGGGATATGCGATCTTAGTTATTTCTTCCTATAACCCGGAACTTCAAGGAGTATGCGACAAGATTACAGTGATGTCAAAAGGAAGGATAACGGGAAGCTATGGAAGAACTGCAACAGAAGAAGAGCTTATGCTTGCACAGCAGAGTTAA
- a CDS encoding ABC transporter permease, whose translation MELKRKEALRDRLNSLTVLFVLLLMLVVFSVIAPGFFSTRNLYYLLQQASVVGLLAVGETFVIVSKGIDLSVGTTVGLSCIMSALFITEFHMPLAIAICLAILLGALVGVINGILVAVLGIPAFIATLGTMYVFEAVALLSCGGNNIYSLPEAIKNFSNLNVFEILPSITVITIVLAVVAHILLSKTRFGRYTYAIGSNEEAARFSGVRVKTKLFIIYLMSGVLSGIAGILMLCRLNCGVALAGDGYEMNAIAAVVIGGGSLFGGEGSIPGALVGALIMTVLSNGLQLMGVSTYWQKLLIGIVLVCAVFIDNMRRKKEA comes from the coding sequence ATGGAACTGAAAAGGAAGGAAGCGCTTCGGGACAGATTAAATTCTCTTACAGTGTTATTTGTACTCTTATTAATGCTGGTCGTATTTTCTGTCATTGCTCCGGGATTCTTTTCTACGAGAAATTTATACTATTTGTTGCAGCAGGCATCCGTTGTAGGGTTGTTGGCTGTAGGAGAGACTTTTGTTATTGTCAGCAAGGGAATTGATCTGTCTGTAGGAACAACAGTGGGATTATCCTGTATCATGTCAGCCTTGTTTATCACAGAATTTCATATGCCTTTGGCAATAGCAATCTGTCTGGCAATTCTGTTGGGAGCGTTGGTTGGAGTCATTAATGGGATTTTGGTGGCTGTTTTGGGAATCCCGGCCTTTATCGCTACATTGGGAACAATGTACGTATTTGAGGCAGTAGCGCTGTTAAGCTGCGGTGGGAATAATATTTACAGTTTGCCGGAAGCTATCAAAAATTTCAGTAATCTGAATGTTTTTGAAATCCTGCCCAGCATTACTGTTATTACTATTGTGTTGGCAGTAGTGGCTCACATTCTGTTAAGTAAAACCAGATTTGGAAGATATACGTATGCTATAGGAAGTAATGAGGAGGCGGCTAGGTTCTCGGGAGTTAGAGTAAAGACGAAGCTTTTTATCATTTATCTGATGAGCGGCGTTTTAAGTGGTATTGCTGGAATATTGATGCTTTGCAGACTGAACTGTGGTGTTGCGCTGGCCGGGGATGGTTATGAAATGAATGCCATTGCAGCAGTTGTAATTGGCGGAGGCAGCCTGTTTGGGGGCGAGGGAAGTATACCAGGAGCCTTGGTAGGAGCATTGATTATGACAGTACTGTCTAATGGACTTCAGCTCATGGGTGTATCAACATACTGGCAGAAGCTTCTGATTGGTATTGTTTTGGTGTGCGCAGTATTTATTGATAATATGAGACGCAAAAAAGAAGCATAA
- a CDS encoding histidine kinase dimerization/phosphoacceptor domain -containing protein yields MFFMNHIEGRAGNTQVHDVSLSVEDSQVQAVLCPNIDTIDELVHILHEKNAVSQGSMTLDDMDYYCARQEDKVAFVTRKNNLYPNLTVAENIVMTNEKIPFFIQKKKYYQKCSQLLHSIDYPLDLWKKVKKLMPEEQMIVSILRAVGMKPRLLIIDEIHGKLSYNGMACFFRILNMLKKQGTMILYFTSQWEDTVKVGDKVTVIAHGKTTGEYSVKEIEKNPAQIYYIMLGGEKLEESEKQTEILEDLSQGLAEIRIGYNYGNTMKELAKRIKKQLKGNWCEISLIDERNRNFVRFSNQESLEMPKLKIESYRTISEKSGVFYFSINDRTKFYQLFEENDAKRAEAVLGIMLELNGEVIGMICVYYQNYYIYSEKDKIYLELIAREVIMIVENSKLKRSSVLLQESHHRIKNNLQIIISLLQMEKMMVGNTNQGERNESVTEMMDDVIGRIKSIATIHDILAHDVSATKVTSMEEIIEAIKGFYHHAAEIAFDTQKIFVPYNRATSFALVLNELINNSVKHAGNGRLKISISIQKDKDSHKIVIIYRDSGKGFPKGFDAENQSGIGLMIIKSIVCQEFGGEIQFSNENGAYIIIIINEENFF; encoded by the coding sequence ATGTTTTTCATGAATCACATTGAAGGAAGAGCAGGAAATACACAGGTACATGATGTAAGCCTATCTGTAGAAGATTCCCAGGTACAGGCTGTGCTTTGCCCTAATATTGATACGATTGATGAGTTGGTCCATATTCTTCATGAGAAGAATGCGGTGAGCCAGGGAAGTATGACTCTGGATGATATGGATTATTATTGTGCAAGACAGGAAGATAAGGTTGCGTTTGTTACAAGAAAAAATAATCTCTATCCTAATCTAACAGTTGCAGAAAATATAGTCATGACTAATGAAAAAATCCCTTTTTTTATACAGAAAAAGAAATATTATCAAAAATGTAGCCAATTGTTGCATAGCATTGATTATCCCCTCGACCTGTGGAAGAAAGTAAAGAAACTGATGCCGGAGGAACAGATGATAGTCTCAATTTTAAGAGCCGTGGGGATGAAGCCAAGGCTGCTTATTATTGACGAAATTCATGGAAAGTTGTCATACAACGGTATGGCTTGTTTTTTTCGGATTCTCAATATGTTAAAAAAACAGGGAACAATGATATTATATTTTACAAGCCAGTGGGAGGATACGGTGAAAGTTGGAGATAAAGTCACGGTAATTGCTCATGGAAAAACTACAGGGGAATATTCTGTAAAGGAAATAGAAAAAAATCCAGCTCAAATATACTATATTATGCTGGGTGGGGAAAAACTGGAAGAGTCAGAGAAACAGACAGAAATTCTTGAGGATTTAAGTCAAGGACTGGCAGAAATAAGAATTGGATACAATTACGGAAACACGATGAAAGAACTGGCAAAACGTATCAAAAAACAGTTGAAAGGGAACTGGTGTGAGATTTCTCTGATTGATGAAAGGAACCGTAATTTTGTTAGATTTTCCAATCAGGAGTCATTGGAAATGCCGAAACTGAAAATAGAAAGTTACCGCACCATTAGCGAAAAAAGCGGGGTATTTTATTTTAGCATAAATGACAGAACAAAATTTTATCAATTGTTTGAAGAAAATGATGCAAAAAGAGCAGAAGCAGTTTTGGGAATTATGCTGGAATTAAATGGCGAAGTGATCGGCATGATATGCGTGTATTACCAGAATTATTATATTTATTCCGAAAAGGATAAAATTTATCTGGAATTGATAGCCAGAGAAGTTATAATGATTGTAGAAAATTCTAAGCTGAAGCGAAGTTCTGTGCTTTTGCAGGAAAGTCATCACAGAATAAAAAATAATCTCCAGATTATTATTAGTCTTTTACAGATGGAAAAAATGATGGTCGGAAACACGAACCAAGGAGAAAGAAACGAGAGTGTGACGGAGATGATGGATGATGTGATAGGACGGATTAAAAGTATTGCTACTATTCATGACATTCTGGCGCATGATGTGTCCGCTACAAAAGTTACATCCATGGAAGAAATTATAGAAGCAATCAAAGGGTTTTATCACCATGCTGCTGAAATTGCTTTTGACACACAGAAAATTTTTGTCCCTTATAACAGAGCTACATCCTTTGCTCTGGTATTGAATGAATTAATCAATAACAGTGTAAAACATGCAGGAAATGGGAGATTGAAAATCAGTATATCTATACAAAAAGACAAGGATAGTCATAAAATTGTTATCATCTATCGTGATTCCGGCAAAGGTTTTCCGAAAGGGTTTGACGCTGAGAATCAAAGCGGGATTGGTTTGATGATTATAAAATCTATTGTATGTCAGGAGTTTGGAGGTGAAATTCAATTTTCTAATGAAAATGGGGCATATATTATAATTATAATCAATGAAGAAAACTTTTTTTAG
- a CDS encoding anhydro-N-acetylmuramic acid kinase — protein sequence MALVIGLNSGSSCDGVDCVLAEISMADDGQPNPPKYVGGISVDWPERLNKMIWDAFDLKLGLDQLAKLNYAIGAFFGVAVKQLLKETGHTADEIECIGVDGQQVYLHQTNRKKADEVTDEMFEKNYVDLFLDDIYAYGFCFGDGNVVAAYTDITTVSQFRPADHALGGQGAPLMQYVDYVLFRNEKPTLTLNIGGISNVHKVYKDRRKMLGYDCGPGNIMMDYIAKQYFGVKYDKNGEIAARGKCDETLLKELMTADFLIRPYPRSAWRDDFDCAYSEKTRKKYAHLSDEDIMATYNMFSAEAIVASIREFVDLTDTEVMYASGGGAYNETLLKNIQEKLPEIKVETSFAIGIPPQFKEAMKFATLGYAAVHNCANNVPGACKARRYNILGHICMAPKYAQGTSDEE from the coding sequence ATGGCATTAGTAATTGGATTAAACAGTGGAAGTTCCTGTGATGGAGTAGACTGCGTTTTGGCAGAAATTTCTATGGCAGATGATGGACAGCCTAATCCGCCAAAATACGTGGGAGGCATTTCTGTAGACTGGCCAGAAAGACTAAATAAAATGATATGGGATGCTTTTGATTTAAAGCTTGGTTTGGATCAGCTTGCAAAATTGAATTATGCAATCGGTGCATTTTTTGGTGTGGCAGTAAAACAGCTTTTAAAAGAAACAGGACACACAGCAGATGAGATTGAATGTATTGGAGTTGATGGCCAGCAGGTATATCTCCACCAAACAAATAGGAAAAAGGCAGATGAAGTAACTGACGAAATGTTTGAAAAGAATTATGTGGATCTGTTCTTGGATGATATTTACGCCTATGGATTCTGTTTTGGTGATGGAAATGTGGTAGCAGCGTATACTGACATTACAACGGTTTCACAGTTTAGACCTGCGGATCATGCATTGGGGGGACAGGGAGCGCCTCTGATGCAATATGTAGATTATGTGCTGTTTCGTAATGAAAAACCAACACTTACACTGAATATTGGAGGTATTTCCAATGTTCATAAAGTTTACAAGGACAGAAGAAAAATGCTTGGATACGACTGTGGCCCTGGAAACATTATGATGGACTATATTGCAAAACAGTATTTTGGAGTAAAGTATGACAAGAATGGAGAAATAGCAGCTAGAGGAAAATGTGATGAGACACTGCTAAAAGAATTGATGACAGCAGATTTCCTTATACGCCCTTATCCAAGATCAGCATGGAGAGATGATTTTGACTGCGCTTATTCTGAAAAGACGAGAAAAAAATATGCTCACCTTTCTGATGAAGATATTATGGCAACCTATAATATGTTTTCAGCAGAGGCGATTGTGGCAAGTATTCGGGAATTTGTAGATTTGACAGATACAGAAGTTATGTATGCGAGCGGTGGCGGCGCTTATAATGAGACATTATTAAAAAATATTCAGGAAAAACTGCCGGAGATTAAGGTAGAGACATCCTTTGCCATTGGGATTCCGCCGCAGTTCAAAGAAGCTATGAAGTTTGCAACTCTTGGATATGCTGCTGTACATAATTGTGCAAACAATGTACCTGGTGCATGCAAAGCTAGAAGATACAATATTCTGGGACATATCTGCATGGCTCCGAAATATGCACAGGGAACCAGTGATGAGGAATAA
- the pflB gene encoding formate C-acetyltransferase → MIQMEQWNGFEGRLWKEEVNVRDFIQNNYKPYDGDASFLAGPTESTRLLWEELKKLQKEERAKNGVLDMDTDVVSTLTSHGPGYINESLKDREQVVGLQTDKPLKRAFMPFGGIRMAEEACTCNGYTPSPVLHKFFTEYHTTHNQGVFDTYTPEIKKARHNKIITGLPDTYGRGRIVGDYRRVALYGIDFLIAMKEEDYDHCGYGSMRDDIIRQREELAQQIRALKQMKEMAALYGFDISQPARNAKEAVQWLYFGYLAAIKTQNGAAMSVGRISTFLDIYIQRDLDAGILTEEEAQELIDHLTMKFRMVKFARIPSYYQLFSGDPVWATLEVAGMGQDGRSMVTRTDYRFLHTLENMGPSPEPNLTVLYSSRLPKQFKDYASYISIETSSIQYENDDVMRPIWGDDYSICCCVSATQTGKEMQFFGARANLAKCLLYAINGGVDEKTKEQVGPESRPVTSEYLDYDEVMHKFDSMMSWLAGLYVNALNLIQYMHDKYYYEAALMALIDTDVRRTFATGIAGFSHVVDSLSAIKYAKVKTIRDENGIVVDYETIGDFPRYGNDDDRADDIAVWLLHTFMKKLKQHHTYRDAEPTTSILTITSNVVYGKATGSLPDGRKAGEPLSPGANPSYGAEQNGLLASLNSVAKLPYEWALDGISNTQTIHPDALGHEGEERIENLTHILDGYFTLGGHHLNVNVFGVEKLIDAMEHPEKEEYANFTIRVSGYAVKFIDLTKEQQLDVISRTCHGKM, encoded by the coding sequence ATGATACAAATGGAACAGTGGAATGGATTTGAAGGACGGCTCTGGAAAGAAGAAGTCAATGTGCGTGACTTTATCCAGAACAACTATAAACCTTACGACGGAGACGCTTCTTTTCTTGCCGGACCCACAGAATCTACCCGGCTTCTCTGGGAAGAACTTAAGAAACTCCAGAAAGAAGAGCGTGCAAAAAATGGCGTCCTGGATATGGATACCGATGTGGTTTCTACTCTTACTTCCCATGGTCCAGGCTATATCAATGAGTCTTTAAAGGACCGTGAGCAGGTTGTCGGACTGCAGACAGATAAACCTCTGAAGCGCGCTTTCATGCCTTTCGGCGGGATCCGCATGGCAGAGGAAGCCTGCACCTGCAATGGCTATACGCCCAGCCCGGTACTTCACAAATTTTTTACTGAATATCATACTACCCACAATCAGGGGGTATTTGATACCTACACGCCGGAAATCAAGAAAGCCCGCCATAACAAGATCATCACCGGACTTCCGGACACTTACGGCCGTGGACGTATCGTAGGGGATTACCGCCGTGTCGCTCTCTATGGCATTGATTTTCTGATTGCCATGAAGGAGGAGGACTATGATCATTGCGGCTACGGTTCCATGCGTGACGATATTATCCGCCAGAGGGAAGAACTGGCCCAGCAGATCCGCGCCCTGAAGCAGATGAAGGAAATGGCTGCCCTGTATGGTTTTGACATTTCTCAGCCTGCAAGAAATGCAAAGGAAGCAGTACAGTGGCTGTATTTTGGTTATCTGGCTGCCATCAAGACCCAGAACGGCGCTGCCATGAGTGTGGGACGTATTTCTACCTTCCTGGATATCTATATCCAGCGTGATCTGGATGCAGGAATCCTTACAGAAGAAGAAGCGCAGGAACTGATCGATCATTTAACCATGAAATTCCGCATGGTTAAATTTGCCCGGATCCCCTCCTACTATCAGCTCTTCTCCGGCGATCCGGTATGGGCGACTCTGGAAGTGGCCGGCATGGGACAGGACGGTCGTTCCATGGTAACACGGACCGACTACCGATTCCTTCACACTTTGGAAAATATGGGGCCGTCCCCTGAGCCGAATCTGACTGTGCTTTATTCCTCCCGGCTTCCGAAACAGTTTAAAGACTATGCATCCTATATTTCCATCGAGACCAGTTCCATCCAGTATGAAAATGACGACGTTATGCGCCCTATATGGGGAGATGATTATTCCATCTGCTGCTGTGTCTCCGCGACGCAGACCGGAAAGGAAATGCAGTTTTTCGGCGCAAGGGCAAACCTTGCAAAATGTCTTCTTTACGCTATTAACGGCGGAGTAGATGAAAAGACAAAGGAACAGGTAGGGCCGGAAAGCCGTCCCGTTACTTCCGAATATCTGGACTATGATGAAGTGATGCACAAATTTGACAGTATGATGAGCTGGCTTGCCGGACTCTATGTCAATGCCCTCAACCTGATCCAGTACATGCATGATAAATATTACTACGAAGCAGCCTTAATGGCTCTTATCGATACAGATGTACGGCGTACTTTTGCCACCGGAATTGCCGGATTCTCTCATGTTGTGGATTCTTTGAGTGCTATCAAATACGCCAAGGTAAAGACCATTCGTGATGAAAATGGGATTGTAGTAGATTACGAAACTATTGGTGACTTCCCCCGCTATGGAAACGATGATGACCGGGCAGATGATATTGCGGTATGGCTCCTTCATACATTTATGAAAAAGCTGAAACAGCACCATACCTATCGAGACGCCGAGCCGACTACTTCCATTCTTACGATCACTTCCAATGTAGTTTACGGCAAAGCAACCGGCTCTCTTCCGGACGGGCGAAAGGCAGGAGAACCGCTCTCTCCGGGAGCAAATCCAAGCTACGGTGCAGAGCAAAACGGTCTTCTTGCCTCTCTTAATTCGGTTGCTAAACTTCCTTATGAATGGGCTCTGGACGGTATTTCCAACACCCAGACCATCCATCCTGACGCACTGGGCCATGAAGGTGAAGAACGTATAGAAAATCTGACCCACATTCTGGACGGATATTTCACTCTGGGAGGCCACCACCTGAATGTCAATGTATTCGGCGTGGAAAAGCTGATCGACGCTATGGAACATCCGGA